One genomic segment of Thermogemmatispora onikobensis includes these proteins:
- a CDS encoding response regulator, translating to MSGLVFPPAAQRPRSAIILIVEDDADFGKFLEEVINSETPYQAALADNGSCALEKAKRLRPCLLLLDYKLPDINGLEVFDRLQEMEETRGTPAIMMSADLPYEELQQRGIHPLRKPMDIRRVIRVITHALATSEEQQLARAQQPFQPFQPPQQQPSQQQLVRAQS from the coding sequence ATGTCAGGGCTTGTCTTTCCGCCGGCAGCCCAACGCCCACGCAGCGCTATTATCTTGATTGTCGAGGACGATGCCGACTTCGGCAAGTTTCTGGAGGAGGTTATTAACAGTGAAACCCCCTACCAGGCGGCTCTTGCCGATAATGGCTCCTGCGCCCTGGAGAAGGCCAAGCGCCTCCGTCCCTGCCTTCTGCTCCTCGACTATAAGCTCCCGGACATCAACGGCCTGGAGGTCTTTGATCGCTTGCAGGAGATGGAGGAGACGCGCGGTACCCCAGCCATTATGATGAGCGCCGACCTGCCCTACGAGGAGCTGCAGCAGCGCGGTATCCATCCCCTGCGCAAGCCGATGGACATCCGGCGCGTGATCCGCGTGATCACCCACGCCCTGGCTACAAGCGAAGAGCAGCAGCTGGCCCGCGCTCAACAGCCGTTCCAGCCGTTTCAGCCGCCCCAGCAGCAGCCATCACAGCAGCAATTGGTGCGCGCCCAATCCTGA
- the ftsZ gene encoding cell division protein FtsZ yields the protein MQSIFHGDRYERERPWDRQGQAVNEGSDFYYDEQANRWAVLRHEVEVGEDMREEHTLAGWEQRDTEEEMIATEAPVDAEERCDEPRHVDIVVAGVGGGGTNAVNRMIDMNVRGVRFIAMNTDAQVLELSQAPLRISLGHHYTKGLGAGGNAAVGMRAATESAAEIRAALKDADLVFIAAGLGGGTGTGAAPVVASIARKLGALTIGIVTLPFSFEGSRRRRVAQEGLAELSKEVDALITIPNDRLLMSSTRDRSLAEAFKVADDVLRQGVQGIAEVINVPGLVNVDFADVRNVLRGAGSALMSIGEGKGRNRAQAAAQQAIAGGFLNVTIKGAHRVLFNISGGEDLTLFEVNEVAECIRSVVDEAADITFGAVIDPTLQDSLRVTLIAAGMGEPLAAQPPALMAGTSRPAQLQAPAQASNGTGMPEPARASHQMVPMPPLTPRPSLSHGVPAASAAPSRPPALPRPQRSLEDLRGLRSLARRYQERLEQEQEVSAPPFLRRR from the coding sequence ATGCAGTCGATATTTCATGGCGATCGATACGAGAGAGAGAGGCCCTGGGACCGCCAGGGGCAGGCGGTGAACGAGGGTTCAGATTTCTACTACGATGAGCAGGCGAACCGCTGGGCCGTACTCCGACATGAGGTAGAGGTGGGAGAGGATATGCGGGAGGAGCACACCCTGGCCGGCTGGGAGCAGCGGGATACGGAAGAGGAGATGATCGCTACTGAGGCGCCCGTCGACGCCGAGGAGCGCTGCGATGAGCCGCGCCATGTTGATATTGTGGTGGCCGGTGTAGGCGGCGGAGGCACCAATGCGGTGAATCGCATGATTGATATGAATGTCCGGGGCGTGCGTTTCATCGCAATGAATACGGATGCGCAGGTGCTGGAGCTGTCACAGGCCCCACTGCGGATTAGCCTGGGCCACCATTATACTAAGGGTTTGGGAGCAGGCGGTAACGCGGCTGTCGGTATGCGGGCCGCCACGGAGAGCGCTGCGGAGATTCGTGCCGCGCTCAAGGATGCTGACCTGGTCTTTATCGCCGCCGGTTTGGGAGGAGGCACCGGTACGGGAGCTGCCCCAGTGGTGGCTTCAATCGCTCGCAAGCTGGGCGCCCTGACCATCGGCATTGTGACACTTCCGTTCAGCTTTGAAGGCTCTCGCCGCCGCCGCGTGGCTCAGGAGGGCCTGGCCGAGCTGAGCAAAGAGGTCGATGCGCTGATCACTATCCCCAACGATCGCTTGCTGATGTCGAGCACACGAGATCGCAGCCTGGCAGAGGCCTTCAAGGTCGCCGATGACGTGCTGCGCCAGGGAGTGCAAGGGATCGCAGAGGTCATTAATGTGCCGGGGCTGGTCAACGTCGATTTCGCCGATGTGCGGAATGTCTTGCGCGGCGCCGGCAGCGCTTTGATGAGTATCGGCGAGGGGAAGGGCCGCAATCGTGCTCAGGCTGCCGCCCAGCAGGCCATCGCTGGTGGCTTCCTGAATGTGACCATCAAGGGAGCGCACCGTGTGCTGTTCAATATTAGCGGTGGCGAGGATCTGACGCTTTTTGAGGTCAATGAGGTGGCAGAGTGCATTCGCAGCGTGGTCGACGAGGCGGCAGATATTACCTTTGGAGCGGTCATCGATCCAACGTTGCAGGATAGCCTGCGAGTAACGCTGATTGCCGCTGGCATGGGGGAGCCACTGGCAGCCCAGCCGCCAGCGTTGATGGCGGGAACATCGCGCCCGGCTCAGCTCCAGGCACCAGCCCAGGCCAGCAACGGCACAGGCATGCCCGAACCGGCTCGGGCATCTCACCAGATGGTCCCTATGCCGCCTTTGACACCGCGCCCTTCTCTGTCCCACGGCGTCCCGGCTGCCTCAGCGGCCCCTTCGCGTCCACCTGCCTTGCCACGTCCGCAGCGTAGCCTGGAAGATCTGCGGGGCTTGCGTAGCCTGGCACGCCGCTACCAGGAGCGGCTGGAGCAGGAGCAGGAGGTTAGCGCTCCTCCCTTCCTGCGTCGTCGCTAG
- a CDS encoding KGG domain-containing protein gives MANNKRGPEPGSQKAKHGGQAVREKYGTEFYARIGKKGGEAVKQKRGPQFYSEIGKKGGESTKRQQGSAFYSRIGKKGGERGRAASSAAAPAQTSDESGATP, from the coding sequence ATGGCGAACAATAAACGCGGACCGGAACCCGGATCGCAGAAGGCCAAGCATGGCGGTCAGGCTGTGCGCGAGAAGTATGGTACGGAGTTCTACGCTAGAATCGGTAAGAAGGGAGGCGAAGCGGTCAAGCAGAAACGCGGCCCGCAATTCTATTCTGAGATCGGTAAGAAGGGCGGAGAGTCGACGAAGCGTCAGCAAGGCTCGGCTTTCTACTCGCGCATTGGTAAGAAGGGCGGTGAGCGGGGGCGTGCTGCTAGCTCTGCCGCTGCTCCAGCTCAGACATCGGATGAGAGCGGCGCGACCCCTTAG